Proteins from a genomic interval of Quercus lobata isolate SW786 chromosome 11, ValleyOak3.0 Primary Assembly, whole genome shotgun sequence:
- the LOC115969502 gene encoding synaptotagmin-3-like, with the protein MQIVPLRLLTPHETKEFTLNLVKNTNPNDPHNKKCREKLVVELTFKPFIDDSVRFSGSLHGSGKSEDMVGKGSEDVSLNRAAGLLLVLLQGAEDVEGNHHNSPYAVVNFGGEQKKTKTIKKTRDLCWKLERRVPICARRGSSKGEDPY; encoded by the exons ATGCAAATAGTTCCACTGAGGTTGCTTACCCCACATGAGACTAAAGAATTTACACTTAATTTGGTTAAGAACACAAACCCCAATGATCCTCACAACAAGAAATGCAGAGAGAAACTTGTGGTGGAGTTAACATTTAAGCCTTTTATAGATGACAGTGTACGATTTAGTGGATCATTGCATGGATCTGGGAAAAGCGAAGACATGGTTGGAAAAGGATCAGAAGATGTGTCCTTGAACAGAGCTGCTGGCTTACTTCTTGTTTTGCTTCAAGGCGCTGAAGATGTTGAGGGGAATCATCACAACAGCCCTTATGCTGTAGTCAATTTTGGAGGAGAACAGAAGAAAACCAAG ACGATCAAGAAAACCCGGGATCTGTGTTGGAAGTTGGAACGAAGAGTTCCAATCTGTGCTAGAAGAGGCTCCTCTAAAGGAGAAGATCCGTATTGA
- the LOC115968123 gene encoding pentatricopeptide repeat-containing protein At2g37230-like, with amino-acid sequence MAYMSVSKPYQWSPRVFPTIPRTLNPSSTFSLLRFFTTTDDSVSVSSVDQNPNPVPGPEAPRPEKPNPENVEPRVTRRTPRGNFRNPEKIEDVICRMMASRAWTTRLQNSIRALVPEFDNSLVWNVLHSAKNSEHALQFFRWVERAGLVRHDRDTHLKMIEILGRASKLNHARCILFDMPEKGVEWDEELFVLMIESYGKAGIVQESVKIFQKMKELGVERTVESYDALFKVIMRRGRYMMAKRYFNAMLNEGIEPTRHTYNLMIWGFFLSLRLETAKRFYEDMKSRGISPDVVTYNTMINGYNRFKMMDEAEKLFTEMKGRNIAPTVISYTTMVKGYVSVGRVDDGLRLFDEMKSFGIKPNDVTYTTLLPGLCDAEKMPEARSILKEMVEKHIAPKDNSIFMKLLTCQCKSSNLDAATDVLKAMIRLSIPTEAGHYGVLIENFCKAEDYDQAIKLLDKLIEKEIVLRPQSSLDMEPSAYNPMIQYLCKHGQTGKAEIFFRQLMKKGVLDSVAFNNLLCGHSKEGNPDSAFEILKIMDRRGVSRDADSYKLLIKSSLNKGEPADAKTALDSMIEAGHLPDSSLFRSVMESLFEDGRVQTASRVMKSMVEKGVKENMDLVAKILEALLMRGHVEEALGRIDLFMHNGCSLDFDSLLSFLCEKGKTIAALKLLDFALERDYTIDFSSYDKVLDALLAAGKTLNAYSILCKIMEKGGASDWSSCADLIKSLNQEGNTKQADILSRMIKGEEKSHVSKKGKKHATVAA; translated from the coding sequence ATGGCTTACATGTCTGTATCTAAACCCTACCAATGGTCCCCCAGGGTTTTCCCCACCATACCCAGAACCTTAAACCCTTCCTCCACCTTCAGTCTCCTCCgcttcttcactaccaccgaCGACTCTGTCTCTGTCTCCTCCGTggatcaaaacccaaacccagtTCCGGGTCCTGAAGCTCCACGGCCCGAGAAACCGAACCCGGAAAATGTGGAGCCAAGGGTGACTCGGAGAACCCCACGAGGTAATTTTCGAAACCCAGAAAAGATAGAGGATGTTATATGTAGAATGATGGCGAGTCGGGCTTGGACGACCCGGTTACAGAACTCGATCCGGGCATTGGTGCCCGAGTTCGATAATTCATTGGTTTGGAATGTGTTGCATAGTGCTAAGAACTCGGAGCACGCGCTCCAGTTCTTCAGGTGGGTCGAGCGGGCCGGGTTGGTCCGCCATGACCGTGACACCCATTTGAAAATGATTGAGATTTTGGGCAGAGCTTCGAAGCTCAACCATGCTAGGTGCATACTGTTTGATATGCCGGAAAAAGGGGTTGAATGGGATGAGgaattgtttgttttgatgaTTGAGAGCTATGGTAAAGCTGGGATTGTTCAGGAGTCTGTGAAGATTTTTCAGAAAATGAAGGAATTGGGTGTGGAGAGGACTGTGGAGTCGTATGATGCTTTGTTTAAGGTGATTATGAGGCGTGGGCGGTATATGATGGCGAAGAGGTACTTTAATGCCATGTTGAATGAAGGGATTGAGCCAACTCGTCATACTTACAATTTGATGATTTGGGGGTTCTTTTTGTCGTTGAGGTTGGAGACGGCGAAAAGGTTTTATGAGGATATGAAGAGTAGAGGGATTTCGCCGGATGTGGTCACTTATAATACTATGATTAATGGGTATAATCGGTTTAAGATGATGGATGAGGCAGAGAAGTTGTTTACAGAGATGAAGGGGAGGAACATAGCTCCTACCGTTATAAGTTATACTACCATGGTAAAGGGGTATGTTTCAGTTGGGCGAGTTGATGATGGGTTGAGATTGTTCGATGAGATGAAGTCTTTTGGTATTAAGCCTAATGATGTTACGTACACCACCTTGTTGCCTGGGCTTTGTGATGCAGAGAAAATGCCTGAGGCTCGAAGTATATTGAAGGAGATGGTTGAGAAGCATATTGCTCCTAAGGATAATTCCATCTTTATGAAATTGTTAACTTGCCAATGCAAGTCCAGTAACTTGGATGCGGCTACAGATGTGCTAAAGGCGATGATTCGGTTGAGCATACCCACAGAGGCTGGTCATTATGGTGTCTTAATTGAGAATTTTTGTAAGGCTGAGGACTATGATCAGGCCATTAAGTTGTTGGATAAGCTTATTGAGAAGGAAATCGTCTTGAGGCCACAGAGTTCTTTGGATATGGAGCCTAGTGCTTATAACCCAATGATTCAATATCTGTGCAAACATGGGCAGACAGGGAAAGCAGAAATCTTTTTCCGGCAATTGATGAAAAAGGGTGTTCTGGATTCGGTTGCTTTTAACAATTTGCTCTGTGGTCATTCTAAAGAGGGGAATCCTGATTCTGCTTTTGAAATTCTAAAGATCATGGATAGGAGAGGGGTCTCTAGAGATGCAGATTCATACAAATTGCTTATCAAGAGCTCCTTGAACAAGGGTGAACCAGCTGATGCCAAAACAGCTTTGGATAGTATGATTGAAGCTGGGCATCTTCCGGATTCATCACTATTCAGGTCAGTCATGGAGAGCTTATTTGAAGATGGGAGGGTGCAAACTGCAAGCCGGGTGATGAAGAGTATGGTGGAGAAGGGGGTGAAGGAAAATATGGATTTGGTTGCTAAGATCTTGGAAGCCCTCCTCATGAGAGGTCATGTTGAAGAAGCCCTGGGACGCATTGATCTATTTATGCATAATGGGTGCTCACTTGATTTTGACAgtcttttgtcttttctttgtGAGAAAGGGAAGACAATTGCTGCTCTTAAGCTGCTAGATTTTGCTTTGGAGAGAGATTATACAATAGACTTTTCAAGTTATGACAAGGTTTTGGATGCTCTTTTGGCAGCAGGGAAGACACTCAATGCATATTCAATATTGTGTAAAATAATGGAGAAAGGAGGGGCCTCTGATTGGAGTAGTTGTGCGGATCTGATCAAGAGTCTTAATCAGGAGGGAAACACAAAGCAAGCAGATATTCTCTCTAGAATGATTAAGGGTGAAGAGAAGTCCCATGTGagcaaaaaagggaaaaaacatgCTACTGTTGCTGCCTAA
- the LOC115968124 gene encoding 30 kDa ribonucleoprotein, chloroplastic-like, translated as MRLVLVKFVTMSSVEEVEAAAQQFNGHELEGRELRVNAGPPPPRREDSSFRGDSSFRGNRGGGSFGSANRVHVGNLAWGVDDLALENLFSEQGKVREARVVYDRESGRSRGFGFVTYSSAEEVNSAIEYLNGVDLKGRPLRVSQADAKPPRRQF; from the exons ATGAGGCTAGTGCTTGTAAAGTTTGTGACCATGTCTTCGGTTGAGGAAGTTGAAGCTGCTGCTCAACAGTTCAATGGCCAT GAACTTGAGGGAAGGGAACTACGGGTGAATGCTGGACCTCCTCCACCTAGGAGGGAGGATTCCTCTTTTAGAGGTGATTCTTCTTTTAGAGGTAATAGAGGTGGGGGAAGTTTTGGTTCTGCCAATCGTGTTCATGTGGGTAACCTTGCATGGGGCGTTGATGATTTAGCACTTGAGAATTTGTTTAGCGAGCAAGGAAAGGTTAGGGAAGCAAGGGTGGTTTATGACAGGGAGAGTGGTAGATCAAgaggttttggttttgtaaccTACAGTTCTGCTGAAGAGGTCAACAGTGCTATTGAATACTTGAATGGTGTT GACTTGAAAGGCAGACCGCTACGAGTCAGTCAGGCAGACGCTAAGCCCCCAAGACGTCAATTTTGA